A window from Vigna radiata var. radiata cultivar VC1973A unplaced genomic scaffold, Vradiata_ver6 scaffold_460, whole genome shotgun sequence encodes these proteins:
- the LOC106755223 gene encoding dirigent protein 22 translates to MTSQFLIFSLLISCHVLTSTLADETGFVGTLNRKESGLHEKLKVSHFRFFFHERFTGSNATSVSVVPPLPNYNTTSFGLVGVSDIALRVGPEPSSKVVGKVESLYASTSQTEFDLLLVANFVLTEGKYNGSTIVVLGRNRLSLTVREMPVIGGSGVFKFATGYAESNTLFLDAERSSIEYNIFVSHY, encoded by the coding sequence ATGACATCCCAATTTCTCATCTTCTCCCTACTCATTTCTTGTCACGTACTCACTTCCACTCTCGCCGATGAAACTGGTTTCGTCGGTACACTAAACCGCAAGGAATCAGGTTTACATGAAAAACTTAAGGTTAGCCATTTTAGGTTCTTCTTCCATGAGAGGTTTACCGGGAGCAACGCCACCTCAGTATCCGTGGTTCCTCCACTCCCCAACTACAACACCACTTCTTTCGGACTGGTGGGTGTCTCCGACATCGCGCTGAGGGTGGGCCCAGAGCCAAGCTCCAAGGTGGTAGGAAAAGTTGAGTCTTTGTACGCCAGCACGTCCCAAACGGAGTTCGATTTGTTGCTGGTTGCGAACTTTGTGTTGACCGAAGGCAAGTACAATGGAAGCACCATTGTTGTGTTGGGGAGGAACCGTCTCTCCCTTACGGTGAGGGAGATGCCTGTGATTGGAGGAAGTGGGGTTTTTAAATTTGCTACAGGTTATGCAGAAAGCAACACTCTTTTCCTTGATGCAGAAAGGTCTTCAATTGAGTACAACATCTTTGTTTCACATTACTGA